In Naumovozyma castellii chromosome 1, complete genome, one DNA window encodes the following:
- the RPL27B gene encoding 60S ribosomal protein eL27 (ancestral locus Anc_5.597) — protein sequence MAKFLKAGKVAVVIRGRYAGKKVVIVNAHDEGTKSHNFPHAIVAGIERYPLKVTKKHGAKKVAKRTKIKPFVKVINYNHLLPTRYTLDVESFKNAVSKETMEQPSQREEAKKVIKKALEERHQAGKNQWFFSKLRF from the coding sequence ATGGCCAAGTTCTTGAAAGCAGGCAAAGTCGCAGTCGTTATCCGTGGTCGTTACGCCGGTAAGAAGGTAGTCATCGTCAACGCCCATGATGAAGGTACCAAATCTCACAACTTCCCACACGCTATAGTGGCAGGTATTGAAAGATACCCATTGAAGGTTACCAAGAAGCACGGTGCCAAGAAGGTTGCTAAGAGAACCAAGATTAAGCCTTTTGTTAAAGTGATCAACTATAACCATTTGTTGCCAACTAGATATACCCTAGATGTGGAATCCTTTAAGAACGCCGTTTCCAAGGAAACTATGGAACAACCTTCTCAACGTGAAGAGGCTAAGAAAGTTATTAAGAAGGCTTTGGAAGAAAGACATCAAGCTGGGAAGAACCAATGGTTTTTCTCTAAATTGAGATTCTAA
- the SDC1 gene encoding Sdc1p (ancestral locus Anc_5.594) codes for MDETTVKQEDSVPQTEVKPEERVPQEEVKQEEERGPDLKAINISETIGGTQTRKYLNSEVTPFLLSGMRMIALTKPADPLRVLGEYLIEQSERNKGNK; via the coding sequence ATGGATGAAACTACTGTGAAGCAGGAGGACAGCGTACCTCAGACAGAAGTGAAACCAGAGGAAAGAGTACCTCAAGAAGAGGTAAAACAAGAGGAGGAAAGAGGACCAGATCTAAAAGCTATAAATATTAGTGAGACCATTGGAGGAACTCAAACAAGGAAGTATTTGAATTCAGAGGTGACGCCATTTTTGTTATCTGGGATGAGAATGATTGCATTGACCAAACCAGCTGATCCCTTACGTGTACTGGGAGAATATTTGATTGAACAAAgtgaaagaaataaagggaataaataa
- the TFB3 gene encoding TFIIH/NER complex subunit TFB3 (ancestral locus Anc_5.580) yields MNQYDDNRDTCPICKTDRYLSPDVKFLVNPECYHKICENCVDRIFSLGPAPCPYKGCDKILRKNKFKTQVFDDVAVEKEVDIRKRVFNVFNKTLDDFDNDLDKYNKYLEQVEDIIYNLDHGIDVVETEEKLRSYEELNKQLILNNIERNKKDLENFEQRNKFEKEMKLKKRMLERQIEEEDRSNKEWAKKEIINRLSQSNDAEEVIEGVKNTVKLKKSSARRKLDELNRVLKNNPYFASSNPNSNQNLMLLRKQKEMESSIPFTPFNGDRNTIPRFKLDEKLYSDPFIKDLENRKEFVASGFRTDYVYERVLTEAFMGLGCIISDEL; encoded by the coding sequence ATGAACCaatatgatgataataGGGACACATGCCCCATCTGTAAGACAGATAGATACCTTTCACCCGATGTAAAATTTTTGGTGAATCCGGAATGCTATCATAAGATTTGTGAGAATTGTGTGGATCGTATATTCTCTTTGGGTCCTGCTCCTTGCCCATATAAGGGTTGTGATAAGATTCTAAGAAAGAATAAGTTTAAGACACAAGTGTTTGATGATGTTGCTGTGGAGAAGGAAGTGGATATTAGGAAACGTGTGTTTAATGTGTTCAATAAAACTTTGGATGATTTTGACAACGATTTggataaatataataaatatttggagCAAGTGGAagatattatatataatcTAGATCATGGAATCGATGTGGTGGAAACAGAGGAGAAGTTGCGGAGTTATGAGGAGTTAAATAAACAGTTAATCCTGAACAACATTGAAAGGAATaagaaagatttagaaaatttcgAACAAAGgaataaatttgaaaaagagaTGAagttaaagaaaagaatgtTGGAGAGACAAATAGAGGAGGAAGACAGATCTAACAAGGAATGGGCTAAAAAGGAGATTATAAATAGACTTTCGCAATCTAATGATGCGGAGGAGGTTATTGAAGGTGTTAAGAACACTGTAAAGTTAAAGAAATCCAGTGCTAGAAGGAAACTGGATGAACTAAACAGAGTGCTGAAGAACAATCCATATTTTGCCTCCTCAAATCCTAATAGTAACCAGAATTTAATGCTGTTAAGGAAACAAAAGGAAATGGAATCATCTATACCGTTTACGCCGTTTAATGGTGATAGAAATACTATACCCAGAtttaaattggatgaaaaattgtatAGTGATCCATTCATCAAAGATTTAGAGAATAGGAAAGAGTTTGTGGCATCAGGGTTTAGAACGGATTATGTTTATGAAAGAGTCCTTACTGAAGCATTTATGGGTCTAGGATGCATTATTTCAGACGAACTTTAA
- the NCAS0A07920 gene encoding uncharacterized protein (ancestral locus Anc_5.583): MTNMTSNNTPKDVQKNEAPQQLFSPVGHPEDGMMPPADPPSYEETIRGDEVFRVADRGEHRVLHSLLFGGGPGSHSTSTLHFELTPTPSNTSTTSNTYNHINGKKKGNQQFPGNRFLTYFSSNSSRSSPSSSD; this comes from the coding sequence ATGACCAATATGACATCCAACAATACCCCAAAAGACGTACAGAAAAACGAGGCACCGCAACAACTGTTCAGTCCTGTTGGACACCCAGAAGATGGAATGATGCCACCCGCTGACCCTCCATCCTACGAAGAAACCATTAGAGGTGACGAAGTATTTAGAGTGGCAGATAGGGGGGAGCACAGAGTTCTTCACTCTCTTCTTTTTGGTGGAGGTCCCGGTAGTCATTCAACCTCAACATTACATTTCGAGTTGACTCCAACACCCAGTAATACAAGTACTACTAGCAACACTTATAATCATATTAATGGGAAGAAAAAGGGAAACCAACAATTCCCGGGGAACCGATTTCTAACCTATTTTTCAAGTAACTCTTCTCGTTCTTCCCCATCTTCCTCTGATTAA
- the ATP25 gene encoding Atp25p (ancestral locus Anc_2.461), whose protein sequence is MFVARNMKQAIRFNSTIKPWYLIKTPLEQKQTLEPITYPHNTPNSIKDIIVPELQNLGLTDIKIFDQRPLHKGLYILSTGKSALHCSKSFVELNKVLKDKFPNYVLQKEGIVNPNDTRKAQRRLERRNINSRSRIVDDPRGDKDSWVMIHCKADDGIFINMITEQRRQQLNLEELWAPDEEKYLYERKEEPMGEDSRNGNGEEGDILSGLRRLAYQRRHFSTTATNINDLILQERYEEANEWLQQAYHAQNSLLKLEAITEILSKVKLSLPTKMAVTNWKAFFDNNWPRDPSKLNEFSTLNGYWLIRLKFLTLLNTLDPINYDCTNFINDYFLLKKSMGCILGKKDLVPFLRTLIAQEILTKEALDKRNKIVVDTLKLFNTLETSAESNILSNTEVMSLLLQSMVEHNPPLKLDALHEVVDHICSTAPKYLSSHVIVSIVKVLIDSRDWNKLFQFWDVQIPNIKPKTDYRPWARFIELIVDSGEAPLMQKLIIEDHLLNIKRYGALINENTREQLNRLFKTIDPEATYYKELKDYLLQ, encoded by the coding sequence ATGTTTGTGGCGAGAAACATGAAACAGGCCATTCGTTTTAACTCGACCATAAAGCCATGGTATCTAATAAAGACCCCCCTCGAACAAAAGCAAACACTCGAACCCATAACGTACCCACATAACACGCCGAACTCCATCAAAGACATTATTGTCCCAGAATTGCAAAACCTAGGTCTGACGGacattaaaatatttgatcaACGTCCGCTACACAAGGGTCTTTATATCCTTTCAACGGGGAAATCTGCCTTGCATTGCTCTAAATCATTCGTGGAACTGAATaaagttttgaaagatAAGTTTCCTAATTATGTTTTGCAAAAAGAGGGTATTGTTAATCCTAATGATACTAGGAAGGCTCAAAGACGGCTTGAGAGAAGGAACATTAATTCGAGAAGTAGAATTGTCGATGATCCTAGGGGTGATAAGGACTCATGGGTTATGATTCATTGTAAAGCAGACGATggtatatttattaatatgaTTACAGAACAAAGGAGGCAacaattaaatttggaagaattgtGGGCCccagatgaagaaaaatatttgtatGAAAGGAAAGAGGAACCAATGGGAGAGGATTCTAGGAATGGaaatggtgaagaaggTGATATTCTTTCTGGGTTGCGAAGGTTGGCTTATCAGAGAAGGCATTTTTCGACAACTGCGACTAAcattaatgatttgattttgcAAGAACGATATGAAGAAGCTAATGAATGGTTACAACAGGCATATCACGCTCAGAACTCATTACTTAAATTAGAAGCAATTACAGAGATACTATCAAAAGTTAAGTTGTCATTGCCAACTAAAATGGCAGTGACTAATTGGAAAGcattctttgataataattggCCGAGAGACCCatcaaaattgaatgaattttcCACTCTTAATGGTTATTGGCTTATTCGGTTAAAATTCCTAACGTTACTGAACACTTTAGATCCAATAAATTATGACTGCACCAATTTTATCAATGACTACTTtctattgaagaaatcaatgGGGTGTATTCTTGGTAAAAAAGATCTCGTACCTTTTCTCAGAACATTAATTGCTCAGGAGATTTTGACAAAAGAAGCTCTAGATAAGAGAAATAAGATTGTTGTAGAtactttgaaattattcaacaCGCTAGAGACTTCAGCGGAAAgtaatattctttcaaatactGAAGTAATGTCTTTGTTGTTGCAAAGTATGGTTGAACACAATCCACCCTTGAAATTAGATGCCCTTCACGAGGTAGTTGATCATATTTGCTCCACAGCACCTAAATATTTGAGTTCTCATGTTATAGTCTCGATAGTGAAGGTATTAATTGACTCCAGGGATTGGAACAAgttattccaattttgGGACGTTCAAATTCCCAACATTAAACCTAAAACTGATTACAGACCCTGGGCACGCTTTATCGAGCTAATTGTCGATTCAGGCGAGGCTCCATTGATGCAGAAACTGATTATAGAGGATCATTTGCTGAATATAAAACGATATGGAGCATTGATAAACGAAAACACAAGAGAACAGTTAAATCGATTGTTCAAGACAATAGATCCAGAGGCCACTTATTACAAAGAACTTAAAGATTACTTGTTGCAGTga
- the STP1 gene encoding Stp1p (ancestral locus Anc_5.586) yields MLIASDMEDLTSSNATIDKPLEYKYSSYFDNMEDDEEEEDDSMHPLHGDLFPKSDLIKPDTISKISNSNSNSNSNSNSNSNATSSSTSRPNAINEYVCHYCQAKFRIKGYLTRHIKKHAVEKAYHCPFFSTESPPELRCHNSGGFSRRDTYKTHLKARHILFPKGIRPHERNKSKGHCAQCGEFFTNFENWVELHIESGDCSGLPSNYSSSSSNRPSFHTTKLNQQMRSQLQSHKPYVPTMKNYQAVEPEKLLSDNVTLKPTSIRRFKNGRNSSILSNEGLLRTASILESLEHASKISSSLKERAKIKPLDIEQAPLETDTATDNIPHQQQQHSSMIRFNPEEINETHLRETKNHLSLYNSIFHSEF; encoded by the coding sequence ATGCTCATCGCTTCTGATATGGAGGATCTTACTTCCTCCAATGCCACCATTGACAAACCATTGGAATATAAATACTCCTCGTACTTCGATAACATGGAggatgacgaagaagaagaggatgacAGCATGCACCCTCTTCATGGAGACTTATTCCCAAAATCCGATTTAATTAAACCAGACACCATATCtaaaatttccaattccaattccaattccaactccaattctaattctaattcaaaTGCAACTTCAAGCTCAACCTCAAGACCAAACGCTATAAATGAATACGTATGTCATTACTGTCAGGCCAAATTTAGGATAAAAGGATACCTGACACGTCATATAAAGAAACATGCGGTTGAAAAGGCCTACCATTGCCCTTTCTTTAGTACAGAATCTCCACCAGAATTAAGATGTCACAATTCTGGGGGGTTTAGTAGGAGAGACACATACAAGACTCACTTGAAGGCAAGGCATATCTTGTTCCCTAAAGGGATTAGGCCGCATGAGAGGAATAAATCTAAAGGTCATTGTGCTCAATGTGgagaatttttcaccaattttgaaaattggGTCGAACTACACATTGAATCTGGTGACTGTTCTGGGTTACCATCAAATTattcatcctcatcttcaaatagGCCATCATTCCATACTACAAAGCTAAACCAGCAAATGCGATCACAATTACAATCTCATAAACCATATGTCCcaacaatgaaaaattatcagGCGGTGGAacctgaaaaattattaagtgATAATGTCACTCTTAAACCAACTTCCATTAGAAGATTCAAGAATGGAAGGAATTCTAGCATCCTCTCCAATGAAGGTTTATTGAGAACAGCCAGTATATTAGAATCACTGGAACATGCTTCAAAGATATCGTCTAGTTTGAAAGAAAGGGCAAAGATAAAACCATTAGATATTGAACAAGCTCCATTGGAAACAGATACGGCTACTGATAACATACCgcatcaacaacaacaacataGTAGTATGATACGGTTTAATCCTGAAGAAATCAACGAAACCCACTTGAGGGAGACGAAAAATCATCTAAGTCTTTATAATAGTATTTTCCATTCTGAATTTTAG
- the MRPL28 gene encoding mitochondrial 54S ribosomal protein mL40 (ancestral locus Anc_5.584), with the protein MLSNSTIMNVFRPAIKGPASVSASSFLLTSVRTKRTTAKSSGTTGVSPQVQRVTTQLSVLSARKKQPKMLKLCPEDLIKHQTIENCWIQYQRDVRNRRSKTLEKQFKSIKTAMNTLQEVNPVLFKLASEATTTATEERRFPLEYRIPTDFPPNKDKVWCHNYTSPTTKNN; encoded by the coding sequence ATGCTATCCAACTCCACCATCATGAACGTGTTTAGACCAGCAATTAAGGGACCTGCTTCTGTCTCGGCTTCGTCATTCCTGTTGACCTCTGTGAGAACCAAGAGAACTACTGCAAAGTCATCTGGGACCACGGGTGTATCTCCACAGGTACAAAGGGTCACTACTCAATTGAGTGTACTCTCTGCACGTAAGAAACAACCCAAGATGTTGAAATTATGCCCTGAAGATCTTATCAAGCATCAAACAATCGAGAACTGTTGGATACAGTATCAAAGGGATGTAAGGAACAGAAGGAGTAAGACGTTGGAGAAACAATTCAAGAGTATAAAGACCGCAATGAATACGTTACAAGAAGTGAATCCCGTGTTATTCAAGTTGGCATCAGAGGCTACCACGACGGCAACAGAAGAGAGGAGGTTCCCGCTCGAATACAGAATCCCAACAGACTTCCCTCCAAATAAGGACAAGGTCTGGTGCCATAATTACACATCACCAACCACCAAGAACAATTGA
- the UGO1 gene encoding mitofusin complex protein UGO1 (ancestral locus Anc_5.595) has translation MYHSERERNIAAEKMDTNDTSTSTGSIIQSGAQTAISRAQTRPYYDPNSFNIGLAYSSVFNPEKGVIDNNGFSIASKLSIVKKNSNSGSNVKDLFVKGRRSSSGGTDGRQGAILWDDFINFNKWERTIKQIVRNLFNVYFNHFIQQPFEVAKIIMQVIDPSIPPSSSSTKPITMSDNEDDISETEDIDYFPVKKVESSIDNEGENQTVVPSDHTAIIINPNLISPASLKTMDILNVLIDKEGLKGLWRANHTTFILNFLGVSINSWLVSLLSSLVSNYFFSSPHSSISTSLPLALPITSSFKSLILINLTAAILTNLVLIPMDLIKLRLIVTSTMESSNKRRSLRRLITKWSWRNDGPNLPISIWFNSILKSIVTVTFGTNFDILIYSKFNLDKFTNWKIFYSFKFISKCVELFIKLPIETILRRSQLNYLLNYQNNLQIQEAEQNQSLIIKPNLSTNFSKQLWNGWKISLISLCCGYGFRMLNKIDDDLKLELEKF, from the coding sequence ATGTACCATTCAGAAAGAGAAAGGAACATAGCAGCAGAGAAAATGGATACCAACGATACTAGTACCAGTACAGGATCCATAATACAGTCCGGTGCACAAACAGCAATTTCGAGGGCCCAAACAAGACCTTACTACGACccaaattcattcaatatCGGTCTTGCCTATTCTTCAGTATTTAATCCAGAAAAGGGTGTCATCGATAATAATGGGTTCTCGATTGCCTCCAAATTATCCATTGTCAAGAAAAACTCAAATTCAGGTTCAAATGTGAAGGACTTATTTGTTAAGGGGAGAAGAAGTAGCAGTGGTGGCACCGATGGCCGACAAGGTGCCATATTATGGGATgattttataaattttaataaatggGAAAGGACAATAAAACAAATAGTGAGAAACTTGTTTaatgtttattttaatCATTTCATTCAGCAACCTTTTGAAGTCGCCAAAATCATAATGCAAGTCATCGATCCATCCATCCCCCCATCGTCGTCTTCTACAAAACCTATTACGATGAGTGACAATGAAGATGACATCTCAGAAACAGAAGATATCGATTATTTCCCTGTCAAGAAAGTGGAAAGTTcaattgataatgaagGTGAAAATCAAACAGTCGTCCCCTCAGATCATACAGCTATAATAATTAACCCCAATTTAATATCTCCTGCATCTCTTAAGACAATGGATATATTAAACGTACTAATAGATAAAGAAGGCCTAAAGGGTTTATGGAGAGCAAATCATACTACATTCatcttgaatttcttaGGAGTCTCTATAAATTCATGGCTTGTCAGTTTACTGTCATCGCTCGTTTCAAATTACTTTTTTTCATCTCCTCATTCATCCATTTCAACATCTTTACCATTGGCTTTACCCATtacatcatcatttaaaaGCCTAATACTAATTAATTTAACCGCAGCCATTTTGACAAATTTGGTATTAATACCAATGGATCTTATTAAGTTAAGATTGATTGTAACTTCAACAATGGAAAGCTCCAATAAGAGAAGAAGTTTAAGACGTTTAATTACAAAATGGTCATGGAGAAATGACGGACCCAAtttaccaatttcaatatggtttaattcaatattaaaatCAATAGTTACTGTGACATTTGGTACTAATTTTGATATTCTAATTTACTCTAAATTtaatttggataaattcacaaattggaagattttCTATTCCTTCAAGTTTATATCAAAATGTGTGGAATTGTTTATTAAATTACCCATAGAGACGATACTTCGTAGAAgtcaattaaattatctactaaattatcaaaataatttacaaattCAGGAAGCAGAACAAAACCAATCGCTTATCATCAAACCCAACTTGTctacaaatttttcaaaacaatTATGGAACGGTTGGAAAATCAGTCTCATTAGTTTGTGTTGTGGATACGGCTTTAGAATgttaaataaaattgacGACGATTTAAAACTGGAACTGGAAAAGTTCTAG
- the TRS31 gene encoding TRAPP subunit TRS31 (ancestral locus Anc_5.601), translating into MPHQKIIQTSSIDAQSSTRSTSNTGTHYDDLLYQRSLIYKKNEISLSAMTFLFQEMINYLHQSSSTMSEFELKLSRYGQSIGLRLLELLNFRASLPASLTSIPTRSSILFSSSAPLTDQANSNSTNTPDAIRKREEESSTNADLAKHITKMRRRDLKILDILQFIHGTLWSYLFHHVSDDLVKSSERNNEYMIVDNEPQLTQFIPQSSKFLNSCHFFVCGMIQGFLLNGGFPCSVSPHLMPVDGFDERVIYLIKFDEQVLERESLRF; encoded by the coding sequence ATGCCGCATCAAAAGATCATTCAAACCAGCAGCATAGATGCCCAATCATCTACCAGATCAACGTCCAATACTGGGACGCATTATGACGATTTATTATACCAAAGATCACTGATTTacaagaagaatgaaatcTCACTATCGGCAATGACGTTCttatttcaagaaatgataAACTATCTACATCAATCCAGCTCCACCATGTCTGAATTCGAATTAAAACTATCCAGATACGGGCAATCCATTGGCTTAAGATTACTAGAACTACTAAACTTCAGAGCTTCACTACCGGCCTCTCTCACATCGATCCCAACACGATCATCCATCCTATTCTCATCATCCGCACCACTTACAGATCAAGCCAACTCCAACTCAACAAACACACCCGATGCTATAAGAAAGAGAGAGGAAGAATCAAGTACCAATGCCGATCTAGCCAAACATATAACGAAGATGAGACGTCgtgatttgaaaatcttAGATATCcttcaattcatccatGGTACCCTTTGGTCATATCTCTTCCATCACGTCTCAGACGACCTAGTGAAGTCTTCCGAGCGTAACAATGAATATATGATTGTAGATAACGAACCACAATTGACACAATTCATCCCACAGAGTTCTAAGTTTCTCAATTCTTGTCATTTCTTCGTGTGTGGAATGATACAGGGGTTCCTGCTTAACGGCGGATTCCCCTGTTCAGTAAGCCCTCATTTGATGCCCGTGGATGGGTTTGATGAAAGAGTTATATATCTgattaaatttgatgaacAAGTGCTGGAGAGGGAATCGTTAAGGTTTTAA
- the TLG1 gene encoding Tlg1p (ancestral locus Anc_5.593), which yields MEIDPFDQVLNDTKEQLERLSHFFTTHTSNDEADEIKEIINEVDETLIDLDRSLVVMKRDSSETTVIQERETAVQELKNELKSIKDQIKKKSEAVNTTTGDGLNGVDDFLNEDDVELDGGKANPFQDQMLREQDVHLDNIHETMQNLHVQAQTMGQELQDQGQLLDEMDEGMDTVVNKLARGRRQLEWVYEKNKERYNDCCIGLLIIILIVLLVLAFIA from the coding sequence ATGGAAATCGACCCCTTTGACCAAGTATTAAATGACACCAAGGAACAGCTAGAAAGGCTATCGCATTTCTTTACCACACACActtcaaatgatgaagctgatgaaataaaagaaatcaTAAATGAAGTGGATGAAACTTTAATTGACCTGGATAGGTCACTGGTCGTCATGAAACGTGATAGTTCCGAGACCACTGTCATACAAGAAAGGGAAACTGCCGTACAAGAGTTGAAGAACGAATTGAAAAGCATTAAAGATcaaattaaaaagaaatcaGAAGCCGTGAATACAACTACAGGTGATGGATTAAATGGTGTGGAtgatttcttgaatgaagatgatgttgAACTGGATGGTGGAAAGGCAAACCCATTTCAAGATCAAATGCTGAGAGAACAAGATGTTCATCTAGATAATATACATGAAACGATGCAAAATTTACATGTACAAGCACAGACAATGGGTCAAGAATTACAAGATCAGGGtcaattattagatgaaatGGATGAAGGAATGGATACTGTCGTGAATAAATTAGCTCGTGGCAGGAGGCAGTTGGAATGGGtatatgaaaaaaataaagaaagatataACGATTGCTGTATAGGGTTgcttattattattttgattgTCCTACTAGTATTAGCATTCATAGCGTAA